One region of Nitrospinaceae bacterium genomic DNA includes:
- a CDS encoding ABC transporter ATP-binding protein, with product MDKYKRLLKLLAPHKTALIVGSVFLIGASLTNLAVPLLIKDLVDVVMVKKNLEMLNTIAVQIGFLFLLQLLCSTAHNYLFDLTEKRIITDFRKKIFGHLQSLSLSFFAKRRTGEVMSRMTNDVTTLENLITDVPATALQQSIRLIGGILIIVYMNWKLTFMILILAPILVLFAKTFGRKLKRLSTEIQDKLATSTTILEENISNIQVVKSFVRAPLETGRFSQAVEDSFDSARKRVIISSFFGPTIGFIAFTTSLILLWYGGREVITGGISPGELIAFILYATIIAGPMGSFARMFTRVQEGIGASQRIFDILETQPEVAEPKDAKQLPAIAGKVEFDQIRFHYREDQEVLHGISFSAEPGQVVALVGPSGAGKSTLIQILHRFYDPVSGEIRVDGIPIQEVSLSSYWSQIGLVPQETLLFGGTIKENIEYAKLGATLEEVTEAAKAANAHQFIMDCPDGYETVVGEKGIRLSAGQRQRIAIARTILKNPRLLILDEATSALDNESELLIQEALEHLMEGRTAFVIAHRLSTIHHADKIIVLDKGKIVESGTHAVLMDRKGLYHRLYTLKSLQMAEPEEEGIEA from the coding sequence ATGGACAAATACAAACGACTCCTCAAGCTGCTGGCCCCGCACAAAACCGCCCTGATCGTCGGCTCCGTGTTCCTGATCGGCGCATCCCTGACCAACCTGGCGGTACCCCTTTTAATAAAGGATCTGGTCGACGTCGTCATGGTCAAGAAGAATCTGGAGATGCTGAACACCATCGCTGTTCAAATCGGCTTTTTATTTCTATTGCAACTCCTGTGTTCCACCGCCCACAACTATTTGTTCGACCTGACCGAAAAACGCATTATCACAGATTTTCGCAAAAAAATATTCGGACATCTGCAAAGCCTGTCGCTCAGCTTTTTCGCCAAGCGGCGCACCGGTGAAGTCATGTCGCGCATGACCAATGACGTGACGACGCTGGAAAACCTGATCACCGACGTTCCCGCCACCGCATTACAGCAATCGATAAGGCTGATTGGCGGCATTCTTATCATAGTCTACATGAACTGGAAACTCACGTTCATGATTCTGATCCTGGCTCCGATTCTGGTCCTGTTCGCTAAAACCTTTGGCCGGAAATTAAAACGCCTGTCCACCGAAATTCAGGATAAACTGGCCACTTCCACCACCATTCTGGAAGAAAACATTTCCAATATCCAGGTGGTCAAATCGTTTGTCCGCGCGCCTCTGGAAACCGGCCGCTTTTCGCAAGCCGTGGAGGACAGCTTTGACAGCGCCCGCAAACGGGTGATCATCTCCTCTTTTTTCGGGCCGACCATCGGCTTCATCGCCTTCACCACTTCGCTGATCCTCCTCTGGTACGGCGGACGGGAAGTGATCACCGGAGGGATCAGTCCGGGCGAGTTGATCGCCTTCATTCTATACGCCACCATCATCGCAGGCCCCATGGGCAGTTTCGCGCGCATGTTCACCCGCGTTCAGGAAGGCATCGGCGCCAGCCAGCGTATTTTTGACATTCTGGAAACCCAGCCGGAAGTGGCCGAACCCAAAGACGCAAAACAATTGCCCGCCATTGCCGGCAAAGTGGAATTCGACCAGATCCGCTTCCATTACCGCGAAGACCAGGAAGTCCTGCACGGCATCAGTTTTTCAGCCGAACCCGGACAAGTCGTGGCTCTGGTCGGCCCAAGCGGAGCCGGAAAGAGCACACTCATCCAGATCCTGCACCGCTTTTACGACCCGGTTTCGGGAGAAATTCGCGTGGACGGCATCCCCATTCAGGAAGTGAGTCTCAGCAGTTACTGGAGCCAGATCGGGCTTGTTCCGCAGGAGACCCTGCTATTCGGCGGCACCATCAAGGAAAACATAGAGTACGCCAAACTGGGCGCCACGTTAGAAGAGGTCACCGAAGCCGCAAAAGCCGCCAACGCCCATCAATTCATCATGGACTGTCCCGACGGCTACGAAACCGTCGTCGGCGAGAAAGGCATCCGCCTGTCCGCCGGCCAGCGGCAGAGAATCGCCATTGCCCGGACGATCCTCAAAAACCCCAGGCTGTTGATTCTGGATGAAGCCACATCCGCCTTGGACAACGAATCCGAACTATTGATTCAGGAAGCCCTGGAGCATCTTATGGAGGGGCGGACGGCGTTTGTCATCGCGCACCGCCTGTCCACCATCCACCACGCCGACAAAATCATCGTCCTGGACAAGGGAAAGATCGTCGAATCAGGAACCCACGCGGTGTTGATGGACAGAAAAGGCCTTTACCACAGGCTCTATACCCTGAAAAGCCTGCAAATGGCAGAGCCGGAAGAGGAAGGGATCGAGGCCTGA
- a CDS encoding 4-hydroxybenzoate octaprenyltransferase: MTDFIKKLSIIFSDIKLQHTVFALPFAIMSAFLAAEGIPEMEKLFWIVVCMVAARSSAMAFNRIVDARFDALNPRTQGRALPSGSVKAGTYIFFLIVSSLLFVFASGMLNRLALYLSPVALAIVFFYSLTKRFTAYSHFWLGLAISVAPVGAWVAIREEISLISLILGAAVVFWLVGFDIIYSCLDAGVDSKSGLHSIPQRFGVARALTFAKAAHALMILFLLALLVSPLLGGLYLTAVAGVAGLLWYEHSLVSPKDLSKVNVAFFNVNGWISLSLMALMIGDCVWV; the protein is encoded by the coding sequence ATGACAGATTTTATCAAAAAGCTTTCAATCATTTTTTCCGACATCAAACTTCAGCACACCGTGTTTGCACTGCCATTTGCCATTATGAGCGCGTTTCTGGCGGCGGAGGGGATTCCAGAGATGGAAAAGCTGTTTTGGATCGTCGTGTGCATGGTGGCGGCCAGAAGCAGTGCGATGGCGTTCAACCGCATCGTGGACGCCCGTTTTGACGCCTTAAATCCAAGAACGCAGGGCAGGGCGCTGCCGTCCGGAAGTGTTAAAGCGGGAACTTATATTTTCTTCCTTATCGTATCTTCATTATTGTTTGTTTTTGCAAGCGGAATGTTGAACCGTCTGGCGTTATATCTTTCGCCAGTGGCTCTGGCGATCGTGTTCTTTTACTCCCTGACCAAGCGGTTCACCGCTTATTCCCACTTCTGGCTGGGCCTGGCGATATCCGTTGCGCCCGTTGGGGCGTGGGTGGCGATCCGGGAGGAAATTTCCCTGATCTCCCTGATCCTCGGTGCGGCGGTGGTGTTCTGGCTGGTCGGGTTCGACATCATCTATTCCTGCCTGGATGCCGGGGTGGATTCCAAAAGCGGACTGCATTCCATTCCACAACGTTTTGGTGTCGCGCGGGCTTTGACATTTGCAAAAGCCGCGCATGCATTGATGATCCTCTTTTTGCTGGCCCTGCTGGTCTCCCCGCTTCTAGGAGGGCTTTATCTTACGGCGGTGGCGGGGGTCGCGGGTCTCTTGTGGTACGAGCATTCCCTGGTCAGCCCTAAGGATCTGTCCAAAGTCAATGTTGCCTTTTTTAACGTCAACGGCTGGATCAGCCTGTCCCTGATGGCCCTGATGATCGGTGATTGCGTGTGGGTGTAA